One Novosphingobium sp. G106 DNA segment encodes these proteins:
- the glgB gene encoding 1,4-alpha-glucan branching protein GlgB: MKPPASAIESLLEGTHADPFSLLGVHEGPKGAFARAVLPGAETVEAFDLSGRKLGKLKQIDPRGLFEGPVKGGQQPVKYRCVAGEHEWWLTDAYSFGPVLGPIDDFLIAEGTHLRLFDKLGAHPIAHEGAEGVHFAVWAPNARLVALVGDFNDWDHRRHPMRFRKDIGVWEVFVPDIGLGRAYKYRITAADGTVLPLKADPFAFASELRPKTASVTALPGKDDWGDAEHRDYWASVDPRRQPISIYEVHPGSWQRDQHGWFLSWDALAEQLIPYVAELGFTHIEFLPVSEHPYDPSWGYQTTGLYAPSARFGDVAGFARFVDGAHRAGISVLIDWVPAHFPTDEHGLTHFDGTALYEHDDPRLGFHPDWNTAIYNFGRREVASFLVNNALFWAERYHVDGLRVDAVASMLYRDYSRKAGEWIPNKDGGRENWEAVDFLRATNKALYGSHAGVITVAEESTSWPGVSLPAYDEGPKTSLGFGFKWNMGFMHDTLKYMARDPIHRQHHHDDITFGLMYAFAENFVLPLSHDEVVHGKGSLLNKMSGDDWQQFANLRAYYAFMWGYPGKKLLFMGQEFAQRREWNEDRALDWDLRGAPAHEGVRNLVRDLNRTYREKPALHARDCEGEGFEWLVVDDAQNSVFAWLRKAPGANPVAVISNMTPALRTGYRLPLPHDGAWREVLNSDAAAYGGSGKGNLGQVTAEHGGAHVTLPPLATIMLEYEG; encoded by the coding sequence GTGAAGCCACCGGCAAGCGCGATTGAATCCCTGCTGGAAGGCACACACGCCGATCCGTTCTCGCTTTTGGGAGTGCACGAAGGGCCGAAAGGCGCTTTCGCCCGTGCCGTCCTGCCCGGTGCGGAGACGGTGGAGGCATTCGATCTCTCGGGCAGGAAGCTCGGCAAGCTCAAGCAGATCGACCCGCGCGGGCTGTTCGAGGGACCGGTCAAGGGCGGCCAGCAGCCGGTGAAATACCGCTGCGTCGCGGGCGAGCACGAGTGGTGGCTGACCGACGCCTACAGCTTCGGCCCGGTGCTCGGCCCGATCGACGATTTCCTGATCGCCGAGGGCACCCACCTGCGCCTGTTCGACAAGCTCGGCGCCCACCCGATCGCGCATGAGGGCGCCGAGGGCGTGCATTTCGCCGTCTGGGCGCCCAATGCCCGGCTCGTCGCGCTGGTCGGCGACTTCAACGACTGGGACCACCGCCGCCATCCGATGCGCTTCCGCAAGGACATCGGCGTCTGGGAAGTGTTCGTCCCCGACATTGGCCTCGGCCGCGCCTACAAGTACCGGATCACCGCGGCCGACGGCACGGTGCTGCCGCTCAAGGCCGATCCATTCGCCTTCGCTTCCGAGCTGCGCCCGAAGACCGCCTCGGTCACCGCACTGCCCGGCAAGGACGATTGGGGCGACGCGGAGCACCGCGACTATTGGGCCTCGGTAGACCCCCGCCGGCAGCCCATCTCGATCTACGAGGTCCACCCCGGCTCGTGGCAGCGCGACCAGCACGGCTGGTTCCTGAGCTGGGACGCGCTGGCCGAGCAACTCATCCCCTACGTGGCCGAACTCGGCTTCACCCATATCGAATTCCTGCCCGTCTCCGAACACCCCTACGACCCGAGCTGGGGCTACCAGACCACGGGGCTTTATGCCCCTTCCGCGCGATTCGGTGACGTCGCCGGCTTCGCCCGCTTCGTCGACGGCGCGCACCGCGCCGGCATAAGCGTGCTGATCGACTGGGTGCCTGCACATTTCCCGACCGACGAGCATGGCCTCACCCATTTCGATGGCACCGCGCTCTACGAGCACGACGACCCGCGGCTCGGCTTCCATCCCGACTGGAACACGGCGATCTACAATTTCGGCCGCCGCGAGGTGGCGAGCTTTCTCGTCAACAACGCGCTGTTCTGGGCCGAGCGCTATCATGTCGACGGACTGCGCGTCGATGCCGTCGCCTCGATGCTCTACCGCGACTATTCGCGCAAAGCCGGCGAATGGATCCCCAACAAGGACGGCGGTCGCGAGAACTGGGAAGCGGTCGACTTCCTACGCGCCACCAACAAGGCGCTGTACGGCAGCCATGCCGGTGTCATCACGGTGGCCGAGGAATCGACCTCCTGGCCCGGCGTCTCGCTGCCTGCCTATGACGAGGGCCCGAAGACCAGCCTCGGCTTCGGCTTCAAGTGGAACATGGGCTTCATGCACGACACGCTGAAGTACATGGCGCGCGACCCGATCCACCGGCAGCACCACCACGACGACATCACCTTCGGGCTGATGTACGCCTTCGCCGAGAACTTCGTCCTGCCGCTGAGCCACGACGAGGTCGTCCATGGCAAGGGCTCACTGCTGAACAAGATGAGCGGCGACGACTGGCAGCAGTTCGCCAACCTGCGCGCCTACTACGCGTTCATGTGGGGCTACCCCGGCAAGAAGCTGTTGTTCATGGGCCAGGAGTTCGCCCAGCGCCGCGAATGGAACGAGGACCGTGCGCTGGATTGGGACCTGCGCGGCGCTCCCGCGCACGAAGGCGTGCGAAATCTCGTGCGCGATCTCAATCGTACCTACCGCGAGAAACCCGCCCTCCACGCGCGTGATTGCGAGGGCGAGGGCTTCGAGTGGCTGGTGGTCGACGATGCGCAGAACTCGGTCTTCGCCTGGCTGCGCAAGGCACCGGGTGCGAATCCGGTCGCGGTTATCAGCAACATGACCCCTGCCCTGCGCACCGGCTACCGCCTGCCCCTGCCGCACGACGGCGCCTGGCGCGAAGTGCTGAACAGCGATGCCGCGGCCTATGGCGGCAGCGGCAAGGGCAATCTCGGCCAAGTCACGGCCGAACACGGCGGCGCTCACGTCACGCTTCCGCCACTGGCGACGATCATGTTGGAGTACGAAGGCTAA
- the glgC gene encoding glucose-1-phosphate adenylyltransferase translates to MRERSGQPLARDAMAYVLAGGRGSRLKELTDNRAKPAVYFGGKTRIIDFALSNAINSGIRRIGVATQYKAHSLIRHMQRAWNFMRPERNESFDILPASQRIDELHWYEGTADAVYQNIDIIEAHDPKYMVILAGDHIYKMDYELMLRQHVDSGADVTVGVLVVPRGEASGFGVMAVDEEDNIISFVEKPKDPPGIPGNPDMALASMGIYVFNTDFLFEELRRDADDANSTRDFGGDIIPYIVKHGKAVAHRFTASCIRAAEEIEEYWRDVGTLDAYFEANLDLTDTVPRLNMYDRDWPIWSDAIVSAPAKFVHDEEGRRGMAITSLISNDCIVSGATARRSLLFTGVKMGSFSSVNEGVILPYCNIGRGARLSRVIIDSSVRIPEGLVVGEDPELDAQRFRRTESGVCLINKAMIDALK, encoded by the coding sequence ATGAGGGAGAGGTCTGGACAACCGCTGGCACGCGACGCCATGGCCTACGTGCTCGCTGGCGGTCGCGGCAGCCGGCTCAAGGAGCTCACCGACAACCGCGCCAAGCCCGCGGTCTATTTCGGCGGCAAGACGCGGATCATCGACTTCGCGCTGTCGAACGCGATCAATTCGGGCATCCGCCGCATCGGCGTCGCCACGCAGTACAAGGCGCACTCGCTGATCCGCCACATGCAGCGCGCCTGGAACTTCATGCGGCCCGAGCGCAATGAGAGCTTCGACATCCTCCCCGCCTCGCAGCGCATCGACGAGTTGCACTGGTACGAAGGCACCGCCGACGCGGTCTACCAGAATATCGACATCATCGAGGCACACGATCCCAAGTACATGGTCATCCTGGCGGGCGATCACATCTACAAGATGGATTACGAGCTGATGCTGCGCCAGCATGTCGACTCGGGTGCAGATGTCACCGTCGGCGTCTTGGTAGTGCCGCGCGGCGAAGCCTCGGGCTTCGGCGTGATGGCGGTCGACGAAGAGGACAACATCATCTCCTTCGTCGAAAAGCCCAAGGATCCGCCGGGCATTCCCGGGAATCCCGACATGGCGCTCGCCTCGATGGGCATCTACGTGTTCAACACCGATTTCCTCTTCGAGGAACTGCGCCGCGACGCCGACGACGCCAATTCGACGCGCGATTTCGGCGGCGACATCATCCCCTACATCGTCAAGCACGGCAAAGCCGTCGCGCACCGCTTCACCGCCTCGTGCATCCGCGCGGCCGAGGAGATCGAGGAATACTGGCGCGACGTCGGCACGCTCGACGCCTATTTCGAAGCCAACCTCGATCTCACCGACACGGTCCCGCGGCTCAACATGTACGACCGCGACTGGCCGATCTGGTCCGACGCCATCGTTTCCGCCCCGGCCAAATTCGTCCACGACGAGGAAGGCCGCCGCGGCATGGCGATCACCTCGCTGATCTCGAACGACTGCATCGTCTCGGGCGCGACGGCACGGCGCAGCCTGCTGTTCACCGGGGTCAAGATGGGCTCGTTCTCCTCGGTCAACGAGGGTGTGATCCTACCCTACTGCAACATCGGCCGAGGCGCGCGCCTCAGCCGCGTGATCATCGACAGCAGCGTACGCATTCCCGAGGGACTGGTGGTCGGCGAGGATCCCGAACTCGACGCCCAGCGCTTCCGCCGGACCGAGAGCGGCGTCTGCCTGATCAACAAGGCGATGATAGACGCGCTGAAATGA
- the glgA gene encoding glycogen synthase GlgA, with product MSLRVLSVASEAVPLIKTGGLADVVGALPAALAPHDVIMTTMLPGYPAVMKAIGKGRTLYTYPALLGEPARLVAAKLGAHPLVVLDAPAYFGREGGPYADPAGTDWADNWRRFAAFGRAAADLAGGAVKARRFDLLHAHDWQAAMAVAYMRFAPPEGGRTVPSIMTIHNMAFQGWSRADTFAGLGLPREAWSVHGVEYHGGVGFLKAGMEAASCITTVSPTYACEIRAPEFGMGLEGIVVSREDRMRGILNGIDTAQWNPESDRELPASFGPGTLDRRTKNKRALEAEFGLEPGDGPLFIVIGRLTWQKGMDVLLRALDHLVGIGGRLALLGSGEAALEAGFHAAAVRHPGRIAVRTAYDEALSHRMQGGGDAILIPSRFEPCGLTQLYGQAYGCVPVVARTGGLADTVIDANVAALQAGVATGIQFDGVTIHSLTAAISRANALYYQPEQWRRLQRNGMQCDFSWSRSGKAYADLYAQLVEEHR from the coding sequence ATGAGCCTGCGCGTCCTCTCCGTCGCTTCCGAAGCCGTGCCGCTGATCAAGACCGGCGGGCTGGCAGATGTCGTCGGCGCCCTGCCCGCGGCGCTGGCGCCGCACGATGTCATCATGACGACAATGCTGCCGGGTTATCCCGCGGTGATGAAGGCGATCGGCAAGGGCCGGACGCTCTACACCTACCCGGCGTTGCTCGGCGAGCCGGCGCGGCTCGTCGCGGCCAAGCTAGGCGCGCACCCGCTGGTCGTGCTTGACGCGCCGGCCTATTTTGGGCGCGAGGGTGGCCCCTATGCCGATCCGGCGGGGACCGATTGGGCCGACAACTGGCGGCGTTTCGCCGCTTTCGGCCGCGCTGCGGCCGATCTAGCGGGCGGTGCCGTCAAGGCTCGCCGCTTCGATCTGCTCCACGCCCACGACTGGCAGGCGGCGATGGCGGTCGCCTATATGCGCTTCGCCCCGCCCGAAGGTGGCCGGACCGTGCCTTCGATCATGACGATCCACAACATGGCCTTCCAGGGCTGGAGCCGTGCCGACACCTTCGCCGGTCTCGGCCTGCCGCGCGAGGCCTGGTCGGTGCACGGCGTCGAATATCACGGCGGCGTCGGCTTCCTGAAAGCCGGCATGGAAGCGGCAAGCTGCATCACCACGGTCAGCCCGACCTATGCCTGCGAGATCCGCGCTCCGGAATTCGGCATGGGCCTCGAAGGCATCGTGGTGAGCCGTGAGGACAGGATGCGCGGCATCCTCAACGGCATCGACACCGCGCAGTGGAATCCGGAGAGCGACCGTGAACTCCCGGCCAGCTTCGGCCCAGGCACATTGGACCGCCGCACCAAGAACAAGCGTGCGCTCGAAGCCGAATTCGGGCTCGAGCCAGGGGACGGCCCGCTGTTCATCGTGATCGGCCGGCTCACCTGGCAGAAGGGCATGGACGTCCTCCTGAGGGCGCTCGACCACCTCGTCGGGATCGGCGGGCGCCTGGCGCTGCTCGGCTCGGGCGAGGCCGCGCTGGAAGCGGGCTTCCACGCAGCTGCCGTGCGTCATCCGGGCCGCATCGCCGTGCGAACCGCCTACGACGAGGCGCTGTCGCACCGCATGCAGGGCGGCGGCGATGCGATCCTGATCCCCTCGCGCTTCGAGCCTTGCGGCCTCACCCAACTCTATGGTCAGGCCTATGGCTGTGTGCCCGTCGTCGCGCGAACCGGCGGCCTGGCCGATACCGTGATCGATGCGAACGTCGCCGCCCTTCAGGCAGGCGTCGCCACCGGCATCCAGTTCGACGGTGTCACGATCCATTCGCTGACCGCAGCGATCAGCCGGGCCAACGCACTGTACTATCAACCCGAGCAATGGCGCCGCTTGCAACGCAACGGCATGCAATGCGATTTCTCGTGGAGCCGCAGCGGCAAGGCCTATGCCGATCTCTACGCCCAGCTTGTGGAAGAGCACCGATGA